CTTTCTCTTCATGTGTGCCGAGTGCTCTACCTATGTGCACTCTTGTCAATGAATTCCTATGTTCAAGtgctactgctaaaaataaaattaaaatatatatatattgctcatATACACTAGAATGACTTAAAACTGGTCTTGCATACAAAAACAATAAAGAACTGACACACACGAAATGGATTTTCTGAGCTTTTTTACATCTTGTTACTAATTAAAAAAGACCTTACTCCTATATGTTGAAGGGGCAGATTTTATACAAGTATTCTACATCAGTTAAAACATGAACTACAAATTTCTTTGGAGTCAGAAGCAGAGGTGGACTGGGCTACCAGCAGATGCGCCCTCAAGTCTGAacaccattttttattattaaaaaaaattgttttttgattatttttatttttttggtgcaacttccatattattttattttatttatttatttattttattttttttttggttaacaaACCTGTGTGACTGTTTCCACTTctcgcttttttcttttctttaaaccaaTAAACCTGTGTATCAtcgttctttcttttctttcattctttcttttcttttttgcacttttttttttttttttttttttgaaccctttggaggccaaggttgccgctctcttgcgggacccagtccACCCCTGGTCAGAAGAATGTACATAAAATTTCAAGAActtaaatttcaactatctatGTTTTTACCAatatcaaaatccaaactccaaGTCTTGATGCAAGCTTTTAAACAAGCTTCTACTTCTATTCTATCTAATTCTTCTTCCTCTGTTTTGGTTTGCTTTGATTCATCCTGTTGCTGCATTTCTATAACTTTACAAAGCCAGCAAAAACATATACCAGGATTATTACAAGCATCAGCTCTCCTgggaaattctgaaattaaaaaaaaaaaaaaacattacatttggGGAAATTTATAATAAAGCATTTAATTCCTAAATGAAAACATTATCTGAGCAGTCTAACCTTGTTAAATCACCCCCTCCTAGTTTGGCAAGAAAGACAGTAAAAACATCATCCTGTTTAGAAATTTAATAAATTCTCTCGGCAATGATTTTTGATGGAAACTGTACAATCGGTATGCCaatattgctgtttaaattgCCATGCAAACGGCCACATGCCACACAGGAATATTGTAAATATGTCACACACTTGCCACCATGCCTGCAATTAATATCCCTTACAAATGCATCTAGATTAGCCACTAGGCAAGTGCCTAGCTTTCTTATCTCTTTCAGCTGCACCTCTACTCGCTAACTATTCACTGTCTAAtccaaaatattgtttaaaaaacagCTACAGGAATTCTTAACCTGAGCTGATTGGTTCTTCCAACCCTTTCCCCTTTCTCATTTTGACACTTCCCTACTCACCACTATGGAAGCATTCATTTTTCAACTCCTTCTCTGTTCCAGTCACAGGTATTTTGAGGCTTAACCTGTGATTGACATAGTAGGCAAGCTTTATTAAATAGTAGTTTGTATCAGCAACAACAAATTCTGCAACAATGACCTCTTTGGCTTAATTCTGCAAAGAGGCCCAAAAGTATCTTAAGTCTGCatgaaaaattcttaatttgtcCGTAAAAGAATGAAAGCATAGCCAGAAGCTAGTAATTTAATGCTAATCATTTTCCtgaaattctaaaaacaaaaagttagCCAAAGAAAACACCATTAGGgacgcatataagctacctttactcctgttcgggcaAAGGGACATTTCTAGCACTCTGATTGGTTGTTCTGGATGTTAATCAAAGTTTCGACGCCATTGCACTTTTATTCAGTcttaaacactatatttctagCTTAAGACATCCACTGAATACAAATTTGTGTCGGAGAATAAAATCTTTAACTGAATATTTAATGTAGCTAAAGAAAATATCTTTGTTATTCCCAAGAAATTCAATCCTTTATAACACAAATTATAATGTACAATTTAACAAcgattttaatagcaaaataagtGGTGGCGCCCTCTCTTAGAGAATATGAAAAACTATATTTCATGAAATCACTGGAATTTGAGTTcaaatatacactctataacagaaacatcgacgcaccaagaagcaaccatccgattgctttgaaattttgtatgcatgagtgtttttgatagacatagtatgtcaatctaagcgaaggtttattatcattatttttcatgttAGAAAACCTTTAGATATTTGCATGTTTCATGTCATTGTTCCTTAACGAACGCTAGAATCCGTGACGTAACTAGTCTTGGAATAGAGAACGGCACGTGTAGTGGGCGTTGCCCATGACGTGACTACTTTGACGTCGATCCTTCTAGAACAAGTGACGTCATGTGCACACGCTTTGGGCATGGCCACTGAAGATCACAATCACATAGCATTGAAGTGAAGATATGCTAATGAGATTTGGAATATAAGCGAGGCTGTTATCAGTTGATCTCACTCTCACTTCTTGCACAGCATAGACGCGTTGGCTCATATCAGGCAAGCCAACTTGCTGTTTGTTCAGCAAGCTTAGGCTGTTAGCCTTTATGtttaattgaagtagtatgaCGTTTGTCCATTGAAGACTTCGTTCCCCATGAAAGATAGTCGGGTCAATTGATAATTACTTATTAGTCTAGGTCAACAGGGTATTTGCAATAATGGTATACTTAatcttatttactttttgttaaagCCATATACTGTGTTTTTATctcttaataaataaattaatgtttactaAGCTATTTGTCTTCAATCATACTGATTCACGAACTCGAATTTCACACTCTGCTAAATGTATTACGTTGTTTGGGTAAGAgttagttttaatcataccttcccatccaacagttttgaccagatatgcaaatgattaaaatttggtgtccaatgaatgaatagtttgatctccagggCATCAAAACTGTGCATcaagcagatgtatataaagagcagttcttcaacagttgttaaaactttcggtttgattgtgATTCAggttacctttcaacaacttaaataTGCCTcgtcgcatggttcgtgctctttacgagcaactgtcagagtttaaaagaggtcgtatcattggactgaaagaggccggttggtcaaatcggagaatagCTCGTCATTTGAGTCAAAGCGATGCGGCTATTcaaagatgctggcaaggatgggagTAAAATGGCAGAgctcagcgtcaggatggtagtgGTCGAtatagggtcacaacagatcgtgatgacagaatGATTGTCCCATCAGCTGTCATAGCGCCTTCTTCATCTCTATCAACCATCTaacgttcaacccaaacaccagtggaAATGCCCATATGGTCATTTACAGACGGTTGAGACAGCAAAATCTATGATCCCGCCGACaattacgccacctgccactgacccCTGCACACTGCCGTGCCAAAATAAAAAGgggcatggctcgatcaggttggaatgatgCAGGCTAcggacgtatagtctttagcgaggAATCCCGCGTctaactgtgtcatgacgatcatcgaggaagtgtttggagacacccagggcagagggggagcctggtttcacttttgtacgccacactggccctcaacaaggcattatgatCTGGGGTGACATTTCCCTTGATAACTGGAcacctttggtcgtaattagaggtacacttactgcacagcggTACGTGGACGACaacctaagacctgttttgctgccgttcTTTTTGCAGCACCCTCAgttggttttcagcaggacaatgccagatgacatacggcacgtgttgctatgatctatctgcaagcttgtcaaactcttccgtggccagCCAGATCGCCAAATCTCTCTCCCAatgagcatgtctgggatatgatgggaaggcgattgcatctggcaaggaatgttgataacctcgtccgacaattggagcgaatttggccggaaatatcACAGGACACCCttcgggagctttatcggtgtttgccacactgtgcttcagcttgtatctaggctagagatggttcaataccttattgaacttgttactgtaactctgacataaattattcaattgttctgagaatttaatcatttactattctgtgcattgtcttcctatccaccaatttcaATCAGATCACtctttcttggtgcgtcgattttttttgttatagagtgtatttttAACGATGTGTCAGTGTAAATTACTTTGTAACTTACTAAATTACTTTGTAACTTACTAAATTACTTTGTAACTTACTAAATTACTTTGTAACTTACTAAgtaaactattctttttttttcactttacaatattcaattttattgttgaaaataagtaatttaaagaTATTTCTTTGTAATGAAATCATTGACAGTTACAACAGcgaatatttaataattattgaCGTAAGTCCTTACTGGTTGATTGCTTACGtaacagggttggctttctgccggcagaaactagtttttgccatgccagtggcagaaactggttacaaccagtaaaaaccggcagaaactggcaaaaacttaaaagcatcttcaataactcaagtaattactaAAGGATATtcgttttaaactaaaaaatttaattttattcaatcattttaaaaaataaaatcctatgctagtgcccttgatttagtttggaAAGGGAACTTTTGAGTTGCAGATGTctgtagtatttggattaatctaacaaaggaggAAAAATCAATGGGTGCTTAGGCTACACATatagaattaaacaggcattacggattgtaatttcatctaaattgcttgtgattgaaattatcatgtgctttaagaagaaagtgccagaattttactggcttatattaatataaattttgtacctaatgtcacagcttctCAAAACGAACTGGCCCCATTtcttgaaacttatttttccagtcaaatttttaccacaatctCAGCAACTGAATGGtggatcactttttaaaaaaatgtaccaaCAAcaaatgaaagtttcacgaacattgcttgttccttgattgcctgtagctcttctgttgcaagaatattctaattcgtacatattaaattaagaaactgtTCAGATTTTAggaaccaccttttctaagaggcaactgcaggatccaaaacaatgtaacatttgattttgaagtGTGATAATATTGCAATTagattgtgctttggttaacaattattttaaccatgcattttttgtgcgaataattaatttttttgtcattttgtgagtttttgccagtttctgccgcaaatgtgacagaaagtggtttttgccatgccggttttaaccggtttctaccagtggttttaaccgcctcggcagaaacctgccaaccctgttacgtaatgtaaaataagtagtaatttaaaatgttttcattttaattcctacaatTTTCATAATCATTTAAATGTCTCAAATTACTGTGTATCATAATAATTGAAAACCCTGCTAGTAACGAGAGGATTTctcagatcaaaaaaaaaactctacagatttttaaatttctgctcatattttatcagcgtattttgtgtcattaatacatattctggtaaaaaaaattaaaaaaaaaattcacacataTTTTTAAGCTATATCCAGTTGGTTTTTGATCTAT
This sequence is a window from Uloborus diversus isolate 005 chromosome 10, Udiv.v.3.1, whole genome shotgun sequence. Protein-coding genes within it:
- the LOC129231820 gene encoding E3 ubiquitin-protein ligase HERC2-like yields the protein MGSERNSSSSDLCSEKIRLNFQRRCDYKWRKLDLQKIFSVTELANLWNELVREKEIVFPNTEFPRRADACNNPGICFCWLCKVIEMQQQDESKQTKTEEEELDRIEVEACLKACIKTWSLDFDIGKNIDS